GGGCtgctcctttttctttttccaccatctctctctctctctctctctctctctctccctctccctcctcACATGCAGCAGCCAGCGTACGTCctatcttttcttcttcttcctcctctcctctcctctcatctctctctccgaATCTTTCCTTCTCCCTCTCGTTGGCTTCTGGCTTCAAGATTGACCAGAAACGTATTTGAAATGTCTGATACTCGTGTCAAGAACCTAGGATACGCGTATCCGTTAGTCAAAGATGGTATCCGTGGAATCCAATACGTATCCAATGCATATCCGACTGCGTATCTATGCTTCATAGCAACACATTTTATATACCCTATGTATTCATATTTCATTATGAACTGATTCTCATACTCATTTGTATTTATCTTCTGTTTGGTTGATGAGAAGATAATTGAAACTGAGAAAAGATACGATTCTGGATTTCTTGGTATTTGGTTCAAGCCTTTAGTTTTAAGTTTGAAACTCTTTCAAGGCTTTCACTGAAATTGACAGGTTTGATCAACGTGCTTATGAAAATTGCCTATATAATGATGTTGTATGATTCTCATGTATGAATTTAAAGAAATGTCTCTTTGAATTGAATAGGGAACTTAAAAATGTTGCCAAGATGGAGCAGAGCTGTTACTCACTTCTCAAGGCTGGGTTCACAACATAACTTGAATATCagaaatgaattttatgttatttcTCGCCAAAGCTATGGCAGGGCTGCTGCAGCTGTGGCTCCAGATACAGCTATTACTGTGGAAAAACCTCTCCCGAGTGAGTCAATGGTACGTTTTTGAGCTACCCATATGCATTTATGTGTGTAAGGTAGTCAGTTTGTGTCTGTCTGTTTGGAAATCGAACTTGCTGATTTAGGTAATAGTCAGTTGTAGTTTAAATTAAGTTTGATGATTTACTTGTTAATGGGCATAGATTATCCGGAAATTAAATCATTAGCCATGAATCATGCTTGTGATCGTGTATTTGTGTCTGCGTGTTGGCCTTCGTCAAGCTAAAGCTTCTAGAATGATTTCATTGCTGAGACTTAGTGTACCATGGCTCAACAGGTAAATCTGGACAAACTGTTTTGGTCTAAGCCATGCTCATTGGCTTTGGCCCCGGACTCCCCATTAAGAATTGAGGAGCCACAATATGCGGGATTTAAACGTGCAATCCTTAGGCTGATGCTGTTTTATAGCAAACAAAGCACGTCCATTCGAGGGGCAAATGTGGTATATAAGCGAATCATTTCACAAGTTGATAAACCTGCCATTTATGAAGGTcaaattttctctcttctttcccttgtattttctttaataatcTTGTGCATATGAGGATAATTGGCAATGTTCTTAAAGCAAGCTTGATGGTGAGCTAAACTTTTCTCACAAAATATGCAGTATTCAACTTGGAGAAAACCTTTAAGACAACATTCTCTCTACTTGTACTTCATATGTGGCTTTGCTTACGCCGGTTGAAAGAAGACGGAAAGGAAGGGGTTGAATTCGGGCAATACATATATGAGACTTACAATCACGATGTGGAACTTAGAGTATCTAAGGCTGGGGTATGTGATCAGTTCTCTTATGTTAAGCTACATAATCCACTTTGAACTTAATGCTTACTGACAGTTTAGTTGCTTCTTGTTAATGTTATTTTCGGATAACAAGTATAAATCAAATTGGAGGTTATCAACTGTTTTTTAAAAGAACTTTTAAGTTATTTGTTTAGTATGGTTTAACAAACATAGGGAATTTTCCAGAATGAATCTGTTTCTTAGGTTTTAACTGTTGTGCATTTGGTATAAGAGGTTATGAGAACATGGTTGCTATactatttgtttgtaattataggGGGCTTACAATTAAGCATGAGGTTGCTTAAGACTTTCCATGATTTATAGGACACTTTCTGTGTTATGAAGTTGGTCTATCAACACTTTGGTGCACATGATAATgctatttgtttctttctctttgtatATATGGGTTGTAtatatgggtttttttttcttcatgcacactaaaaccaaaatagaTGCTTTGCTTAGTCTGCTCAATTCCCAAAAACATTCATGTATAGCTATGTCCTATTGTCCACTATTTTAGGAGCTACTATGTCCAATTCCGTGTAACATCTTTCACGTTATGCATATTGAAGTTTCCTAATTACTCAGCTCAGCCAACATATTAggttgttttttatgcagtATATTATAGCGTTATGCATGCTAATTGATTTACCCTTGAAATCTCAGGTCAACTTATTACTGACTAAATGGATGAAGGATTTGGAGAAGATATTCTATGGGAATATTGTTGCTTATGATGCTGCCGTGCTTCCGGAGGCTAGGCAGAATGAGCTGCAAAATGTGATTTGGAGGTAATCTTTTCCAAGCTTGGTCTATAGTTCCCCCACCCTTAGTAATATTCTCTGTCGTTGGATGGTGTTCCCATACTAGCTCCAACATAAATATTCTCAACCATTTGAACATGGAAATATGTATTAACCATCTGTACCTGCTTTGCAGGAATGTCTTTTCTGATGATGGTTCATCACAACCAAATGGTGATGCATCACGAGCAGTCCAGGCATGTTCTCATTCTTGATCTTGTGTCATCTAATTACATTTCACTTTGTGGTTGATACACTGGAGAATGTGTAGTTCTCCAGATTTGGAATTACTAGAAGTGTTCTTTTCTCGGGGTTGCTAGAACTGTTGCTTTTGTAGCTAAGCCACGACACCTCCACCCTGACTTTATAAGTACTCTCCTCTACACCGAAGAAAAAATGTATATATTGGCCGGTGATAAGTGAGAAAAATGTGTAATATTTGAGTTAGCCCATGGACACAAATGCCATATATGATACCTACCCAGCCTCGTGTCTGTAGATTAATTCTCTCTATAAGATGTTGCCTCATTTACCTGcctttttaatcaaaattctctctggtttttattttttgagggAGGAGGGGTTGTAGTGGTTGACTTTCTTATGTCTTTTAAGTTTTTAGATCTATATGATGCGAACAATTGCAATGAACGTTTGTGTATATGCAGGCAATGGCAAGATATATTCGCCGGGAAGTTAGTTGCCTGTCCTTGACAGGTATTCATTGCTTGTTCTTTCTTGTTTCCTGTTGGGAATTTGGTATTTGTGATAATTTAATGAGTTCCTATCAAGTTCAAGGTTGCACATAAACTTCCAATATCTTCACCAGATATATGATGCCTACAAGTTCAGTCTGACAACGTTGTGCAATTTGATTGTGCAGATAAAGAAGCTGTGTTCTCTGGTAATTTCATGTTTACTTCATTGAAGGGCGAGAAACCAAAATCAGAGGCATCCATATAAGAATCCATGTAGTCATGTGCGAGTTTCCGTAGTTCggaagaaaattagaaaattttcattcaacAACAAATCATAAAGGCTTGTAAAAACACGAGCACAATAAAACCTTTGTATAATTATCAAAAGCAATGCcgttattttttcaattgcCCGTCTTGATGGTTTTAGCTTATGTAATTATGCGTTGGTTGTGAATGATTATCAAGATATTTGGTCGTTCGTTCCATTTAGATGGGGTATGTCGCCCTTTTTTTTCATCATTATCCTTGAAAATGCTTTTGCTTTGTCATGTTAGTTCTTGCACTCTGAATTTGTTCAGTATTCTTTCCGTTCATATAAATTGCATTCTTTTCCACGCAGTACATGCATCAGAGATCAGATGAAGCAACTAAGCAAATTATCATATTTATATAGACTAAAAGAGAAAAgtgacaaaaaagaaacattagtTATCAGCTTCAAATGGATGCTACAATTCATTTTATGAGACATAAGTTTTGGCTAAAAGGATTGCAAgcttttatttaaaacaaatagaCCCATCCGATCGTTGCAATGAGGAATTATATTGTCATCCGATCAATTGCAAAGGGGTTCTTAATAGTCAATTGCAGAGTTATTGAACAACACGATTCCCTCAACATACAACCCCTCATTAAGAAGCTTCCCCTCACAGGGAAAGGCGACTCGGCCTTGTTTGTATTGGGTTTGGGCTTAGTTATTTATGTCACAGGCTTGTGGACTTGGATCTTCTTGGGGCCTTATGCCtctaatttttcttcctcaattTCCTGCGTAGGTTAAGGGAATGTCAATATCCCAACAGCAATAGGAAGGAAGTAAAACGAAAAAGAGTTGATTTGTCTATACTTGTAGACCGAGGGTGGGTCCTACACTCCCACAACATCTGAAGGTCGTCCTATAAGTTTACGTGCCGCCGTGCATCTTCCCTCCATCTCTCCAAGCAAGCTCTTAAACCAACTTGcaaatcctctctctctctctctcctctctctctctctctccgtaATTACTTCACTCGCACGCCACTCTCTTCAAGTTCTCCTctttaaaacccaaaacccaaaacccaaacacAGAGGTTACTGTTCATATATGGGTTTCTCATTCCCACACCAAGAAACGTATTTCCTTATTTGACCCTCCGTTTTGCTTTTCTTCAGATTTTACTTTTCCACAGATTCCCTTCCATAAATTCCCATTGATTTTTCAGATACCCACAAAATCTTCTTTATTCACGCCCTACCCAGAATTTGATTCCCCCAAATTCAgagtctttctttctttcccaaCCACCATGACTTTCTTGaagattttccttttttttcctctacTTTCCCTCGCGTTTTCTCAGGAAACTTTCACTTCCCACCTCCTGCCGAGGCCTTTGATCATCGAATACCCCGAAAACACGGAGACAAATATCAGAGAATTAGAGGAAGAGTTTAAATTGCACTGTACCAGCTGGAGATTTTCTGTGGAGGCTAACAACATCAACCCCTGGAAAACAATCCCACAGGAATGTGCAAAGTATGTGAAAGATTACGTGACTGGTCGGGCTTATGGGTTTGATCTCGAAAGGGTGTCTAAGGAGGCTGGAGTTTATGCCAAGGCTGTTGAATTGAGTGGTGATGGGAAAGATGCGTGGATTTTTGACATTGATGACACTCTGCTTTCCAATCTTCCGTATTATGCTGACCATGGCTATGGGTATGATTCTTGAACTTCCTTTGCGAATTTTCTTCGGGTTTATGGAATAGTAATTTGGTAAAGTTGCGTGGAATTTTGACATTGATTGACTAGAATGTTTTCTAAAATTAACATAAATAGAATCATGTTGGGAATTTTAGAgtgtttcatttgtttggaACTTGAAAATACCAGAAAACCAATAAATTGAATGAGATTCTtgttatgaaattttgaattaagaATTATAGAAACCTTGGAATATTGGAAGTAAATGGTTCATCTTTTTGACCTTATGATATCTCGAAATTTATCAACTAGAACCTGCTACAACCAATTTGTTTAGTTAAGGCGAGGTTCTGCTGTAAAAAGACCTCACCACAATTCTATTTTTCATTGAATCTTATCATGATTTATTGtgttgtgtatttttttttcttttttgtaacaATGTTCTGATTTGGATAATATGTGTGCTTTTGTAGCTTGGAGGTTTTTGATCATCTGGAGTTTGATAGATGGGTTGACAAGGCCATGGCACCCGCTATAAAGTCCAGCTTGAAACTCTATGAAGAGGTCTTGGGTTTGGGAATTAAGGTATTTTTGCTCACTGGGCGCAGTGATGGGAAAAGAAAGGCTACTATTGAGAATCTGATCAATGCAGGATTTCGAGATTGGCATAAGCTTATTTTAAGGTGAGTATGAATGCCCCTTATGAGTTCATGTAGAATATTGTCTGACTAGTATAACTATTATTATCCATATTTTAATATCATTTGATTCTCCTAGTATGGTTTTTTCCTTTGCAAATTTAAATGGAAACTTAGGTTATGTCTTATCGCTGTATTCTAGAGCCAAATGACGTGCTAAAATTAAGGGCAATGCATGCTTACGAAGTTACGAGTGTTAGATAATGGGAAAATTTTATAGCATTAGCATGAATATATCATTGCTCTTCAGGCTACTGTTCCCTGGGTGGAGTAGATTTGAGGAAGTGCCATTCctaatatatattcttttccAGTCACATTGTTAAGTTTACTTtttcatgatatatataacattCTGTTGTCCTGCCTTCCATCCTTTTTCCTTGGGTGGGGTACTGATCTGTTACTTTCCTGCATATTTACTTAGTTAGAAATGATTGAAGTGGATCAATGTTGATTCAATCAGATGAAAAAGATAACTCAGTTTTTACTTATGTCCTGCGCATACCTGCATACACATTATTCACATTAAGGACCCACCTCACTTATGGGCTGAAGGTGTTACCACGTTATATCATGTAGCTGAGCTCAAGTAATGTAATTTTGTTAGCTATAGGACTTGCCCACCAGATATTGATCAAAACCTACTACATTTCCACTTGATTAATTTGGATTTGTTTTCATTGTGAATTTTACTTGATTTTATTAGATCAAAGAAGGTTCTCTTTTTGTGATATTTCATAATTGCTTTGTTAGGGGTGTTGGTGCACTATTGATGATTTTCTGTTTCTCCGATAGATGTTTGATTTCGTCttcctaaataaataaatattatttcatcaGGTGTTTTTTATCTCATCTCATTACTGGTCTTTGTCAGTTGGGAATACAAATTAATGACAATGTGAAGTTAGGTTTATTTCTAAAGAAAATAAGGATGAACATGAAAAGTAAAGCTTTCAATTGGATACCCAAGTTTATCATTTATAAGAAAAGCTTATGATTAACATTTTGacatcttcttctcttctctcttgttttttgttctttaaatCATTGATTACAGAACTTGAATTTGAAGCTATCATTTTAAGACAATGTTCATCACTTATGCTATCAGGAAGCCTTTGACTTTAGGGCATTGTGCTTTTCGTCCTTGTACCAGCTTCATAATGTTTATTTAGAATTCTGAATCATGTGTTTCACATATTGTGCAGGGCCCCGGATGAGCAAGGGAAATTAGCAACAGTTTACAAGTCAGAAAAGAGGAATGAGATGGAGAAAGAGGGATACAGAATTCTTGGCAACTCTGGAGACCAGTGGAGTGACATATTAGGCACCTCAATGTCCATCCGCTCATTCAAGGTTCCGAATCCAATGTATTATATTCCATGATAGGGCAAGCATCATCATTCATTTCAAAATAATCACATTGCATTGTATGGGCAGCCATTGTTTGTTTCCACCATTAAAGGGAAATCAAGATGTCATATAACTTATGATGATGCCATAGACACTCAGTACAGTACAATCAATTGTTAATATAAAACAGAACCAGACCATATACTTTGTAAAATGCAGATTCCTATACTTTATTATCAGACAGGATTGGAGGACCACTTTGAGTTGCACAAATTTTATCTCAGTACTTTTGTCTCTTGAGTTGAATTGGTCCCCAACTTCTTGTGGGTAAGGAGCAAAGTGCTGTGACCAATTGCTTTCTTTACGGCACCAGTCATTGTCTTACTGAATTAAAGGGGGGTTGgggggggtggtggtggtgttttTCTTATGTAATGCAGTCTACATTTGACTTCAATTTAAGTTGgagaatattatttttctctttactGGGAGGACCATCTTTTGGGTATTATATAGTAATTTAGGTCGAGTTGAGGGACTGTGTTGCCAAAACAACACTCATCATCAGCAATCTTCAATATTTGATATACGATATTCAGTCTCTCACGGATGAAATCAGAAAAGTCAAAAATGGCCTTACTGTTTTTCAGTATAGTAGGGTAAAAACGGCACTGTATATTTTGCCTTTTCACGAATTCACCCCAAGGGCCTGTTATCTTCTTGGAAACTATTCGCAAATTTCAAAGTGGTCCTTTTTCAGCTGAGGAAATATTTGGTTTAATTAAGCTTTTAGATGCTGCCGCGTGTAGGGTCTGAGGGCCTGACACTTCGTTTGACAAAGCATCATGCCTCACGTGGTGGGGCGGTCCCACCCGTCTGATTTTGATCAATACTTTGATGGTGGGTGCCCTCAAACAACAACTCATCAATCCCCGCCGTTAATTAACATATTGTCTCAACCACCACTTAGCCTTCATAATCACAACTTGAGCTTCAAGTTTCTTTCATATAATTACAACTTAAGCAAAATCTCTATTTAAATATGGTTCATCATGTTAATTacaggattttttttttctttctatttttcttgttggaatattttgttcatatttggaTCTGAAATTATGATCTCCTgtttctcactctctctctctccaatttttttaatcaaatgacaaaaaccttcctcttttttgttgttgttaaatatgaacaaaatgtCAAAAATCGTTTCTAAAGTAAAGGAAGATAAAATAACGCGTATTTGTGACAACTTTGCATCTAAAATAATTGTCTATGGTCATCTCATCTGCCCTCTTAAATTTATAATAGAAATGACAGTAACTCCATAGCTTGTAGTTGATGTGACATCTCTCCTTCCTTGACCCctttactttatttattactttatatatatattttaaggatatatttttttattgagataagaaataatataataaactcacacacactacaaaGATACTAGAATTTGAACTCAAGATCTTGCTTAGGAAAGTAATTGCTTCAAACCACAACACCAATGGGTCATTTGCGAcccttttactttttaaatgaacaaatacaaaatcattgcttttttataaaaaggagaagaaataccactttttttctttattcatatttttattttatttttatttttaacaacaaTGTCTCCGCTATCTTCTAAATCTCACTATTATTTTGCATTAGCATATCAATCAGAAAATGACATGCTAAGGTGCATGCAAAAATGATATTGAGGAATATATTTGGTGGCAAAAGGGAAATTTCACACACAGTCAAAAACAGATGCAACATCACATTCACATGGCATAGATCTGTCTTACAAGTTTTGAGCATAATATATGTGCTCATCTTCTGATCTCTCTTCAACTCCATAACTTCTTTGTGCACAAGTCTGTCTCTCAGAGTCCATTTTCCTAGTAGATAAAAGGATTAATTTTGATCCCCTTAAAATTCCCAAAAATATTGGGTTCCACACACACCCTCTCCTCCCAAAAGTACCACCCCATCTCAATCTTCTTGTCTTCTACTCCTACTTGTATGGAAAGAAATCTGTTCTACATGAAAACTAGCCATATCTGCATTATGTTTAACACTTTCTCAATCCTTCACGTCAAAACCAGATCCTAATCTTTTGTTACTTCTCACTTTCGTAGtccaaattttcaatgtttgatATGAAGGAGTTGCATTTTTGACAGAATGAAGAACACCCACCTGCTTAATTTGATTCTTGTACTGACTTCAACTGGAGTTTTGGtatcttttgtatttttgatcTACTTTTACTGCAAAAGAAGTGCAAAACATGAGCAACAAGATGTGGAAAACTCAGAGCAGAAGCATGAAGATGATGTGAAGGTAGAGGACTTGATGACTTTTCAGGATGGCCAAGACCTCAGAATTTGCGACATACTAGATGCTCCAGGGGAGGTGATTGGAAAGTCAAACTATGGAACACTGTACAAGGCTTTGTTGCAGAGTAGCAACTCAGTGAGGTTGCTGAGGTTTTTGAGGCCTGTGTGCACTGCAAAAGTTGAAGATTTTGGTGAAGTGGTTCAGTTGTTGGGGTGTATAAGGCATCCCAATTTGGTTCCTCTTCTGGGATTTTATGCAGGGCCAAGGGGTGAGAAGCTTTTGATTCATCCGTTTTATTGGCGTGGCAATCTGTCTCAGTTTGTAAGAGGTGATTCTCTTGCCTTGTTGATCTATCTTCTTTCtgtttgtttatgtttggTTGCCAAGAAAATGCAtagaatgaaaaagaaagattgaTCTCTTTTTCTTAGTACATGAGGATACTGAGTCTTCACTCAATTGGGCTTAAGAGGCTTACACAAAAGAATATCTGCTATCATTGTGTttcaaaacaatcaaattcataactgtttttttgttttggtaagtGAATAATATATAACCAAAAAAGAGGCAAATTCAGAACTTTTGGA
The Prunus dulcis chromosome 2, ALMONDv2, whole genome shotgun sequence DNA segment above includes these coding regions:
- the LOC117620333 gene encoding acid phosphatase 1; this translates as MTFLKIFLFFPLLSLAFSQETFTSHLLPRPLIIEYPENTETNIRELEEEFKLHCTSWRFSVEANNINPWKTIPQECAKYVKDYVTGRAYGFDLERVSKEAGVYAKAVELSGDGKDAWIFDIDDTLLSNLPYYADHGYGLEVFDHLEFDRWVDKAMAPAIKSSLKLYEEVLGLGIKVFLLTGRSDGKRKATIENLINAGFRDWHKLILRAPDEQGKLATVYKSEKRNEMEKEGYRILGNSGDQWSDILGTSMSIRSFKVPNPMYYIP
- the LOC117619986 gene encoding ubiquinol-cytochrome-c reductase complex assembly factor 1 isoform X2, yielding MLPRWSRAVTHFSRLGSQHNLNIRNEFYVISRQSYGRAAAAVAPDTAITVEKPLPSESMVNLDKLFWSKPCSLALAPDSPLRIEEPQYAGFKRAILRLMLFYSKQSTSIRGANVVYKRIISQVDKPAIYEVFNLEKTFKTTFSLLVLHMWLCLRRLKEDGKEGVEFGQYIYETYNHDVELRVSKAGVNLLLTKWMKDLEKIFYGNIVAYDAAVLPEARQNELQNVIWRNVFSDDGSSQPNGDASRAVQAMARYIRREVSCLSLTDKEAVFSGNFMFTSLKGEKPKSEASI
- the LOC117619986 gene encoding ubiquinol-cytochrome-c reductase complex assembly factor 1 isoform X1; translation: MLSLPLDLPRAVHPFLRFLGHEAVHQFLSCVCWIHGRGSSVLRLLLCEKVKAKHPPSLSLSPAFTTLREGNLKMLPRWSRAVTHFSRLGSQHNLNIRNEFYVISRQSYGRAAAAVAPDTAITVEKPLPSESMVNLDKLFWSKPCSLALAPDSPLRIEEPQYAGFKRAILRLMLFYSKQSTSIRGANVVYKRIISQVDKPAIYEVFNLEKTFKTTFSLLVLHMWLCLRRLKEDGKEGVEFGQYIYETYNHDVELRVSKAGVNLLLTKWMKDLEKIFYGNIVAYDAAVLPEARQNELQNVIWRNVFSDDGSSQPNGDASRAVQAMARYIRREVSCLSLTDKEAVFSGNFMFTSLKGEKPKSEASI